From a region of the Trichoderma atroviride chromosome 6, complete sequence genome:
- a CDS encoding uncharacterized protein (BUSCO:EOG092D0CQQ) gives MLLPFRSRALPGLRQAQSRLALRSGWTCSSCRTSRAAVQRWSSSQSSAGPSSEKPYYITTPIFYVNAAPHIGHLYTMVLADVIKRWQQIKGKEAFLCTGTDEHGMKIQRAALKHGMEPKEFCDGNSNKFRELVAAANISNDFFIRTTDQEHKDAVAEFWLRLKHSTPESLGLYKGSHEGWYCVSDECFYPEDLVRPSIAPQTGKKIMVSTETDNEVEWIKEETWFFPLTKYKDALLKLYDENPGWIKPAHRMAEAREWIENHLEDLSVTRPASRLNWGVSDPEDKNQTIYVWVDALINYITKAGYGSKWHTAKDDMGIWPANLQVIGKDILRFHTIYWPALLMALELPVSKGYLCHNHWTMSNRKMSKSLGNVVNPFFAIQRWGIDPLRYFLMRNATFHKDMSYSNQIIGTVYMKELQANIGNLFYRIAKPKSSVRWSTLEAVTAFRNGELNNWVKKHDKDGFEAVYFSLESHLSESPEAFCKEMDDYDTSAAIRVVFELLRETNRYVSDTKPWDLVKNQDPESRVLLNWVIFNSAEALRIAGILLQPIMPTKASELLDALGVRPDRRTVEFAAKGKDADYGTESKPAEPAPRMSKWDTIFPPTASADLSDDELLEHLRVALLDKTRNKMNQMAELLAMEARMGEEAVAKLLAETHAAKVGAQQS, from the exons ATGCTGCTCCCATTCAGGTCGCGGGCCCTCCCAGGGCTGCGGCAAGCTCAATCAAGGCTTGCTTTGCGATCTGGCTGGACCTGCTCCAGCTGTCGAACATCTCGGGCTGCCGTGCAACGCTGGAGCAGCTCTCAGAGCTCTGCGGGTCCCTCAAGCGAGAAGCCGTATTATATAACTACGCCAATCTTTTATGTCAATGCTG CCCCCCACATTGGTCATTTATATACTATGGTTCTGGCAGATGTCATCAAGCGCTGGCAGCAGATCAAAGGTAAAGAAGCGTTTTTGTGTACGGGAACAGATGAGCATGGAATGAAGATCCAGAGAGCTGCGCTGAAGCATGGAATGGAGCCAAAAGAGTTTTGCGATGGAAACTCAAATAAATTTCGAGAATTGGTGGCGGCTGCCAACATCTCGAATGACTTCTTCATTCGGACAACTGACCAAGAACACAAGGACGCAGTAGCAGAGTTCTGGCTGCGCCTGAAGCATTCCACTCCCGAGAGCTTGGGGCTATATAAAGGCTCCCACGAAGGCTGGTACTGTGTCAGTGATGAGTGCTTCTATCCTGAAGACTTGGTACGACCCAGTATTGCGCCTCAGACTGGAAAGAAGATTATGGTTAGCACTGAGACGGATAACGAGGTGGAATGGATCAAGGAAGAAACCTGGTTCTTCCCATTGACAAAATACAAAGATGCTTTGCTGAAGCTTTACGATGAGAATCCCGGTTGGATCAAGCCTGCGCATCGCATGGCCGAAGCAAGAGAATGGATTGAGAATCATCTTGAAGATCTATCGGTTACAAGGCCGGCTTCTAGGCTCAATTGGGGCGTCTCTGACCCCGAGGATAAGAACCAGACTATATATGTGTGGGTGGACGCTCTCATCAACTACATAACTAAAGCTGGATACGGAAGCAAATGGCACACAGCAAAAGACGACATGGGAATATGGCCTGCCAACCTGCAGGTTATTGGAAAAGACATTCTGCGCTTCCACACAATTTACTGGCCAGCTTTGCTCATGGCTCTTGAGTTGCCTGTCTCAAAGGGCTACCTTTGCCACAACCACTGGACCATGTCCAACCGTAAGATGTCCAAGTCACTGGGCAACGTTGTGAATCCGTTTTTTGCCATTCAGCGATGGGGCATCGATCCCCTGCGATATTTCCTTATGCGCAACGCAACCTTCCACAAAGATATGAGCTACTCTAACCAGATAATTGGTACCGTCTATATGAAAGAGCTGCAGGCAAATATCGGCAATCTCTTCTATAGAATCGCAAAGCCAAAATCATCTGTGAGATGGTCGACTCTGGAAGCTGTGACAGCCTTTCGCAATGGAGAATTGAACAATTGGGTTAAAAAACATGACAAAGATGGTTTCGAGGCAGTCTACTTTAGCTTGGAAAGCCACTTGTCCGAAAGCCCTGAAGCTTTCTGTAAGGAAATGGACGACTATGACACGAGTGCCGCGATCCGAGTAGTTTTCGAGCTTCTGAGAGAG ACCAACCGCTACGTCTCAGATACCAAGCCTTGGGATCTGGTCAAGAATCAGGATCCAGAATCTCGCGTCCTGCTAAACTGGGTAATCTTCAACAGCGCAGAAGCACTGCGCATTGCTGGCATCTTACTCCAGCCAATCATGCCGACAAAGGCATCAGAGTTGCTGGATGCTCTTGGAGTCCGACCTGATAGACGTACCGTTGAGTTTGCTGCCAAAGGCAAGGATGCCGACTATGGCACTGAGTCTAAGCCCGCAGAGCCAGCGCCTCGTATGAGCAAATGGGATACGATATTCCCTCCAACTGCCAGTGCAGATCTTTcagatgatgagctgctggagcacCTGAGGGTTGCGTTGCTGGATAAGACTAGAAACAAGATGAATCAGATGGCTGAGTTACTGGCCATGGAAGCGCGTATGGGAGAGGAGGCCGTCGCTAAGCTATTGGCCGAGACACATGCTGCCAAAGTTGGCGCACAACAGTCATGA